Genomic window (Rosa chinensis cultivar Old Blush chromosome 6, RchiOBHm-V2, whole genome shotgun sequence):
CCAAGTCTTACGGCCCTGGTTCTCGCACTTGGTATGAATTTCCCGGCAAATCTTTGTCCTTCTAATTCCCTGGAATTGTTTGAGATCTGCCTAATCAGTATTTTCTGTGATTCTGTGCTTTATTATTTTTGAATCTTGTATTTCGTTACTGTTAAAATATTATCAGTAAGACCAAGCATTTAAGTTTTAATCAATCTCCCTAGCTGATCATGGATTTTGATTTGGTGACGATGGTTTGGGATTATGCTTCATTATGTAATGTAGTTAGTTTTGTGCAAGTGGTCAGTGTTTCCATTTTGACAGTTAGATTATACATGCTATACACTGTTGACAAAAATCATGTTGTCTTCTGACCAAATATTCACTAGTGCAATCCTTTACATTACTAGGCATTTAAGTTTCGGTCATACTATAGGAGTTTGATTGTATTAACTTAAAATGCGTGTTTGCTAACTTGGTATAATGACACAATGGATTTCACAAGGCTAGGTTGCGtacttctttctttgttgtttaCGGTTCTGTGATACCTTTCTATCTTTGAGTGTTTACCTCCTAGTGAGGATACTTTAGTTGCTaccaattttctttgtttttgtaccTCTGACATAAGAGTCTATTTGATTGCTTTGGACAGCCGAGTGTGTGGGAACCCTCATGGGTTGATCAGGAAGTACGGACTGATGTGCTGCAGGCAGTGCTTCCGTAGCAATGCAAAGGAAATTGGCTTCATCAAGGTAAATTATTTCTGTCCCTAACAGAAATTGCATTGCAAGGAGCTTCTTGATTATTCTGTTTTAGTGTGAAACCTGTACTCTTTGGATTTGGCCCTTGTTTTGCATGCCACTCAGGCATCTGAAGTGTCCCCTTTTCCCAAgatagattaaattagaatagAGAGAACAGCCTGTTTAATATTATTGCCCTTTGATTTCATctgtcattttttttattgattcttCGGATGGATGGATATTGATGAATCATTTTCACTGCAGTACCGTTAAATGGTGAGGGCATCTGATCTACTGCTACATTGGCCATGAAGTTGTTCGAGATATGGAGTTTGGAGCGATTACATTTACTTAGTTTCTTTTTCAAGACCATAATGTAGTATATCTGAATTTTTGCAATTAGTTCTTGACTGGGCCAATGTTAACATTTTGATATCAAGCTTTTTGGTTTATTTGCCAAATCCATCTTTGATTAAATGGTATTCTCATATTTGAACCGTGCGGCAATATTTTTATGTCTGGGTAAAAGACTCTGTTTTAGTACTTGTGAGGATTGGCACGTAACTTAGACTAATCTTTGGCTGGAACCACCTTTCTTTGAATCTCTTCTGATTCACCATTAACGTTTCTACTATAGTCCAATTAATTCATTAGTAAGCTTATGTTGCTAAGCTTGATGTGTAATTTGCTGTTGAATGGCTCAATTAATTCATTAGTAAGCTTGTAGAGCTATGCTTGATGTGTAATTTGCTTTTGAATGGCTCTTGTTGAAGATGTTGGTCCATAGTTTGGCACTTTGGCAGTGTAACAACACTGGAAATCTTATTTCGGCAGTCCATTGTTTAAGGGCACACTCATGAGAGCGAAGTATGATTAAAGTGTGTGTATCCCATCTTTATCCTCGCCCAGAAATCCATTCAGAAACTGTAATCTGTATCAGGAGGGAATgcacactactagaaaaacccccCATCACACACGGATTCTCCTGTATCAGGAGGGAATgcacactactagaaaaacccccCATCACACACGGATTCTCCTGTATCAGGAGGGAATgcacactactagaaaaacccccCATCACACACGGATTCATCCGTGTGAATGTGTCAATATACACGGTACAACGACGGATAAAAAATCCGTACGTATTACTGGTGTTGCTAATACTACTTGCACACAGATTTTTTGAATCCGTGTGAATGCATTTAATGGGTCCCACTTAAATCACAACTCCATCAATTATATCCCATGACCAAAAAGATCCGTGTGTACCAAATATAATatatttgattgaattttattaaattatttacagttacatatttattttttggtcccTCAATTTATTGTCCTTTTAATTCCCAATACCACTACATCTCCTGTCACCAATACCACCAAATCTCCGATCCATTTGAATTCCTTAATACCACCAAATCCATGGGGCAGAGCCAACTCGTCCGATTCAAACACTAATCTCACAGAAGAAGCAAAACAGATATACTCGCAGGTCTGTAATGCATGAGCTGATATACAAGTTTCCGAGACCGGAAATCTAGTACCCAAAAAGCAGGAAATTGACAAAATCTAGAAGCAGAACCGAAGTGAGTGGGTTTGATTTCGATCTGTTACGGATTCTTCTACAAGCACCAAATCGGGAAAAATAACAAATCTGAATCAGAGAAGTAGTAAGAAGTGCAGAAAATCTAGGAAGGCAATCACAATACTGTAAATTGGGGAGAGATGGAGAAAGAGAGACTTACAGTGTGTTTAATTTGttgagaaatatcaaaacttCTTGGCTCAATTTTCTGCTGGGTTTGAAAGATCCTATAACAACCAACAATATCAGGCAGATCTACAAGAGTTATTAAAGAGATAAAATTGAAACCCATGTTACCTGGGGATTTGGCATCACGAGTTCATATATGAGGTTaactgagggagagagagatctgagcATTTTCCATCagttctccttttttttcttctcatagCTCTTACTTGCGGTGGTGACGGAGGAGATGAGGAGTCTGGCGGTGGGGGTTGAGAAAGGAGGGGTTGGGAGAGAGAGGCAGACTGGGAATAGGTGATTGGagtgaaaagagaagaaatggAAATAGGGACTGGAAGTGCATTTGATAGTCTGCAACCTAGTTTTTGAGTCTCTGTTCGGCAGAATTTGAAGGAGCCAAAGAGATATTTCCCTCTTTGGCAACAATTGTTTACAGCCCCTTCTTAGCCACTAGTAAACGATAATATATACCAACCTAAGCAGTAAACGATAAGAAGGAAGTATGAAGCTCTTTATCAAATAATATATACCAACCTAAACtcaatcataaaaataaaaaataaaaaacctaaaCTCTATCCACTCATGCTTTAAAGAGAAaaacaatcaaattcaaaaattcaaaagaagTTAGGAAGTTGATAAATTGAAGTTAAATAATGAGGAATATTGAAATTTGCGGGAAAAAAAATTccccaaagagagagagagagagaggtgttcAATTATGAGATAATGAGGAAATACTGAAatttgcagaaaaaaaaaaattcacacagatatttgtgtgaaatcaaatatatttattaaattttatgtatttaatttgttttagttttattttgaaatacaaTTCACACAAATTTTTGTGtgtcaattttaatttcacacggatatctgtgtgaatgtTTTGCGGTCCCacttttagaatttttttcacATGGATGACTGTGTAAATATAGTTTTCACACAGACATTTGTATGTATTGTAGTGTTTCTCACACAGATTTCTACCCGTGTGAATATCTGTGTGGACTTCATCTATGTGCATTGGctagtttttctagtagtggcaGTAAAACGTCAAAAAATGTTCATggtctcaaaaaataaaatacgcACCATACATACCACAAATTGAAAGTTGAACCCCCCTGGAATTGGCTTGAGTGGTAGTAATCTTGTAgatgtttaaagaaaaaaaaggtttagcgtttcaaaaaagacaaaaattggGTTTGGAGTTTGCACAGTGTCCGGTTGTCCCCCATATTGGAATTATCGTATAGCACAAAAATGGAGGTGCGGGGAATCGAACCCCGTGCCTCTCGCATGCGAAGCGAGCGCTCTACCATATGAGCTACACCCCCATGTTGGTCTTCGTTGGCTCAAACTATTAAATTGATATGCGCGCAGAAAATGGCGCTCTGCCATATGCAACCGACGTGCCCAAAAGCTCACATTCCACGGCAACCTATAACACTGGGGTTTCTTCATTCCGCACTGGGTCTGCATGCAACACTAAATGAAGCACTTAATGAGCAGCAGCAGCACTAATGAAGGCTCTGTGAAACCCACATGCACCTTCTTTATTATCATCCCACTATACCACCGCGTAAAATTAAAATcccaacaaaaaagaaaaaaacaataatttttCAACATATACACACTACAAAATGCGAGACGGCTCTTCTTAAGTTGCTAGTCCCTGACTCAACATATCTCCCCGGAAATACTGGTTGACTTTGTTGGCCTGGTCCGGAACGCCGGCGGTTCTCTCTTTCCTGCTCCATTATAATAACTCTTTCCTGGGTTTTGTTTCTTGAAGGGAATGTCTGAAAATCCTTAAAAGCAAAATCTTTGGTGCTAGTGTTACTGATATTTTCTGCATTATGAAGAAGGTTTCTGGGTTGTGGGGGGTTTTGCTTTTGGTGCTAATGTTCCTTGGTGTCTCTAGCAGCAGAAAAGCCTCCTTATTTCCAGGTAATTAATGATTCTTGGAACTTTTTTCCTGATAAATTTCAGTGTATAATATGTCCATTTTATGTGATTGCTTGATGGATTGAGTTTGGCCTTTTCTTGCACCTGTTTATAATAGGAAAGAAAATTGTTTGGTTCCTTTGGAATTTCCCAAATGTTAATTATAGGCCACATTTGTGTGGGACAATCCAAAAATGGCTCAGAACTAAATAGATTTGTTCTTTTCTCTTATTGCCTGGATAAAACAGCAACCGTTCCAAGCATGATCTGCTGAATTTTTTTACTTTGGAGCTAGCAATTTTCTCCTTTTTTG
Coding sequences:
- the LOC112172831 gene encoding 40S ribosomal protein S29; the protein is MGHSNVWNSHPKSYGPGSRTCRVCGNPHGLIRKYGLMCCRQCFRSNAKEIGFIKYR